From a single Lewinella sp. LCG006 genomic region:
- a CDS encoding TraB/GumN family protein, whose product MHSWFGRIDFLSSFSSLGILLALSAPLLSQSVQDSSRSNYALLWEISGKDLPAPSYVFGSMHVRYKSVFEFPDSLLLCLQAVDAVANEIHLDSAMQRIVALYIGKKEVTVDSSYIRFIHEKIFIPDSNQVAEEDASAADFRTLLKGLGQGMELRNSGFMPTMLDAYLMDVGRSLGKKHYGLEEIENHLYEKDNAPFPNNQLNFSWFSRNPDELLRLYYTGELEPIAAFIESDPTEFNQLSLIARNYIMVERMAQIMPQERLFSIVGAAHLPGEEGVLELLRKAGYTLRRVTPTFTGLRDSFLIPTTVRPWPEITSHNDVYSFAMPLGFVYENSEPASTSYFSFDIGRGASYLLMNSSILPLDYDDFDDQFFVQDGYEIEEKTPIVHEGIEGFSYKLTKPAEEFKYYQAYTFHFDQTLYYLQVGAYEESTLEELAGVDTFLQKFHLRKKSQAKWVTVHDTLGGFELKLPHHYTYGRALINDEFPYDKATEYPLHTYRAGFEAPMASVWCQYYDYLPAGQWENEATQLQEGRSYLEALYNLELQVTRRDTFEGCPRWLLQGEFAENGLLFSGQVIARANRLYLLSQVDVENGKTTKKFFPSFHLTPMVSPPVNRVEIIKDQLSIALPVKADPEIIDLRRAYDQPAKLQYQLHAVDPATSANYLVDVFFYPSLISIKDSVAFLEKGLAHLVQTKDELQEESINYLKSTQEVYERTYTTGHEQLLKRIQYYHRGRYWVRKQMIASEEVLQGLNAQQFFEEDDWQLPATFNLLAPRTATLFEGLQTQDSLLLTDAIKVLDPDLSLDQHDLPALRKVFLDNSWLTYGQAKSIIDKLLPAFLRAGEYGQQVLQQIYQDDNLDAALRKVIITSLAAADQPEGYALLFRLLEDDDSSTPALSEAALAAFDQKTSLIVAYWPSFNRLLTQGKEPLLVWELARQVLEQDSLDNRDILASQQLFIDRGRERLAHWTPAAGKDLPETIFGLYRMFTTQPVILELANAFYDQPEVNWATLSAAAYLFSKGEAAAKRNWKQILKVDSLQVPFLRLLNEYGLLEEVGRKYYEQEAIARYLFLEEVSPLGVVADLEVVDIVKVLFRGEVRRAYVFSFDLDEEENRLGVVGFFSGDQQQRAFLDEQLVNYTLYSISPRRRANKAKQLLEELNYSSMENGVYLEEEPGYTPFK is encoded by the coding sequence ATGCATTCTTGGTTTGGCCGTATTGATTTCTTAAGTTCCTTCAGTTCCTTAGGAATTTTATTGGCATTAAGCGCCCCTCTCCTATCACAATCCGTGCAGGATAGCTCACGCAGTAACTATGCACTCCTATGGGAAATTTCCGGAAAGGATTTGCCTGCACCTTCCTATGTCTTTGGCTCCATGCATGTTAGGTACAAGTCTGTTTTTGAATTTCCAGACTCGCTATTATTGTGTCTTCAGGCTGTGGATGCAGTTGCTAACGAAATTCATCTCGATTCAGCGATGCAGCGCATTGTAGCGCTTTACATAGGGAAAAAAGAGGTCACTGTCGATTCGTCTTATATTCGGTTCATCCATGAGAAAATATTTATACCAGACAGTAATCAGGTAGCGGAGGAAGATGCTTCGGCCGCTGATTTTCGGACGCTACTCAAAGGGCTTGGTCAGGGGATGGAACTCCGCAACAGTGGTTTTATGCCAACCATGTTGGACGCTTACCTTATGGACGTGGGGCGCAGTCTGGGTAAAAAGCATTATGGTCTTGAAGAAATTGAAAATCATCTTTACGAAAAAGACAATGCTCCGTTTCCTAACAATCAATTGAATTTTTCCTGGTTTAGCCGAAACCCTGATGAATTATTGCGCTTGTACTATACCGGTGAGCTTGAGCCAATTGCCGCTTTCATCGAATCGGACCCCACCGAGTTTAATCAGCTGTCTCTCATTGCTCGCAACTACATCATGGTCGAGCGGATGGCCCAAATTATGCCGCAAGAGCGCTTGTTCAGCATCGTGGGGGCTGCCCACTTGCCGGGAGAAGAAGGCGTGCTTGAATTATTGAGAAAAGCCGGCTATACCTTGCGTAGGGTCACCCCTACTTTCACTGGCTTACGCGATAGCTTTCTAATTCCAACAACAGTACGCCCCTGGCCTGAAATCACGAGCCATAATGATGTTTATTCTTTTGCCATGCCCCTTGGTTTTGTTTACGAGAATTCAGAACCAGCCTCAACGAGTTACTTCTCTTTCGATATTGGTCGTGGAGCCTCCTATTTGCTGATGAATTCGAGTATCCTTCCCCTGGATTACGATGACTTTGATGACCAGTTTTTTGTGCAAGATGGTTATGAAATAGAGGAAAAGACCCCTATTGTTCATGAAGGGATAGAGGGTTTCTCCTACAAATTGACCAAACCAGCCGAAGAGTTTAAGTATTACCAGGCTTATACCTTCCATTTTGATCAAACGCTGTACTACCTTCAGGTGGGGGCTTATGAGGAAAGCACGCTGGAAGAACTGGCTGGTGTCGATACCTTTTTGCAGAAATTTCATTTGCGGAAAAAGAGCCAGGCAAAATGGGTGACGGTACATGATACCTTAGGTGGTTTTGAATTGAAGCTACCCCATCATTACACCTATGGTCGTGCGCTGATCAATGACGAATTTCCGTACGACAAAGCCACGGAATACCCACTCCATACTTATCGGGCAGGTTTTGAAGCGCCCATGGCCTCTGTGTGGTGCCAGTATTATGATTATTTGCCAGCAGGACAATGGGAAAACGAAGCCACTCAGCTTCAAGAAGGACGTTCTTACCTCGAAGCACTTTATAATTTAGAGCTACAAGTGACACGTCGCGATACTTTTGAGGGGTGCCCTCGCTGGTTGCTGCAAGGAGAATTTGCAGAGAATGGCTTGTTGTTTTCCGGTCAAGTGATTGCTAGGGCCAACCGCTTGTATCTGCTTAGTCAGGTCGATGTAGAAAATGGCAAAACAACCAAGAAGTTTTTTCCTTCATTCCACCTTACACCGATGGTTTCACCACCAGTAAATAGGGTGGAAATTATTAAGGACCAGTTGTCAATCGCGCTACCCGTTAAAGCAGATCCCGAAATTATTGATTTGAGAAGGGCCTATGACCAACCTGCAAAACTACAATACCAATTACATGCAGTAGATCCAGCCACTAGTGCCAATTATCTTGTCGATGTCTTCTTTTACCCCTCTCTCATTAGCATAAAAGACAGTGTAGCTTTTTTAGAAAAGGGACTTGCTCATTTAGTGCAAACCAAAGATGAACTTCAAGAAGAAAGCATTAATTACCTGAAATCCACCCAGGAAGTTTATGAAAGAACTTACACAACAGGGCATGAGCAACTGCTCAAACGAATTCAATACTATCACCGTGGACGTTATTGGGTACGCAAGCAAATGATTGCCTCTGAAGAGGTGCTCCAAGGACTAAATGCTCAGCAGTTTTTCGAAGAAGATGATTGGCAGCTTCCTGCTACTTTCAACTTGCTTGCTCCTCGGACAGCAACACTTTTTGAAGGTTTACAAACGCAGGATTCGTTGCTGCTGACAGACGCTATAAAAGTCCTCGATCCTGATTTGTCGCTTGATCAGCATGATTTACCTGCCTTAAGAAAGGTCTTTTTAGACAATTCGTGGTTGACCTATGGGCAAGCAAAAAGTATCATCGACAAGCTTTTACCCGCCTTTCTAAGAGCAGGAGAATACGGCCAGCAAGTACTTCAGCAAATCTACCAAGATGACAATCTTGATGCTGCACTCAGAAAAGTTATTATTACCTCCCTGGCCGCCGCTGACCAACCTGAAGGATACGCATTGCTGTTCCGATTGCTGGAGGATGACGACTCGTCAACGCCTGCCCTTTCGGAAGCTGCACTGGCCGCCTTTGACCAGAAGACTTCATTGATTGTTGCGTATTGGCCCAGCTTTAACCGATTACTTACTCAGGGAAAAGAGCCCCTGCTTGTTTGGGAACTTGCACGGCAGGTGTTGGAGCAGGATTCTCTTGATAATAGGGACATATTGGCCAGTCAACAGCTGTTTATTGATCGTGGTCGTGAGCGTTTAGCTCATTGGACGCCAGCAGCGGGGAAAGACCTGCCGGAGACCATCTTTGGCCTCTACCGGATGTTTACAACACAGCCTGTAATACTCGAATTAGCCAACGCCTTCTACGACCAGCCAGAAGTCAATTGGGCCACTTTGTCAGCCGCAGCTTATCTATTCAGTAAGGGAGAAGCAGCAGCCAAACGCAACTGGAAGCAAATCTTGAAAGTGGATAGTTTGCAAGTCCCCTTTTTGAGACTGCTCAATGAGTACGGGCTGCTGGAAGAAGTAGGTCGTAAGTATTACGAACAAGAAGCGATCGCCCGTTACTTGTTTCTGGAAGAAGTTTCCCCTCTGGGTGTAGTTGCTGATTTGGAGGTCGTAGACATCGTCAAAGTTTTGTTTAGAGGAGAAGTTCGCCGGGCCTACGTTTTCTCTTTTGACCTTGATGAAGAAGAGAATCGATTGGGGGTCGTTGGCTTTTTCTCGGGAGATCAACAACAACGAGCGTTTCTGGACGAGCAGTTGGTCAACTATACGCTCTACAGCATAAGCCCCCGGCGTAGAGCTAACAAAGCAAAACAATTGCTGGAAGAACTTAATTATTCCTCCATGGAAAACGGTGTGTACCTGGAAGAAGAACCAGGGTACACACCGTTCAAGTAG
- a CDS encoding glycosyltransferase family 39 protein translates to MKQKKIWVIPIRGVVLIVVFLLAGLLVLFQFRAAITLDRPTAVSAGVFFVLNSSWYLLLFLIIGAGLASIGHFITKRIGLHQGSRLFDIAVGCAMGIILSTFLGLFGVLYGAVLGVVMLIFAFFERQYLLTASQEWLLKKQQWRITKWWELSIALVGMLLLGIYWIGGIKAFATGFDGSALYANLAQLIPQYHGLPGAYQAFGWSVVMSWGELLFGSTTFSLLLSQAVYFPALVLAYQLVRKWLKEPYALLLIVLVLSLPMVNFQAMVDEKVDFGLLFISLAILYQLFHWPVPTQKYTLAYCLLLGGLMGVGFSIKYTAIFLFVAVAGILCFRAGRALLLWSSIMILLGIFFLAGFYEWGNLPLSLVEARILGAATTGAGLLIAVISIRRTQMEFIPFLRSLTVIGCAFFLAFLPWGIKHLGEHQYQLSLNNFLQGKPDRIEISVPPELLSNHFNRSPLETGTLRNLVLLTSDQNTPVQHEQIDITDKEEKALEGNARREELQRYLGYEEGIWRYLSIPFDLTLNLNVSGLRHQEIGFIFLALFPLLLLFFGTGSWWKNSLLVVMMGFWIGSCFWSLAEGSTAIAQQEGMAAYQSGFWKVYPENIDGTFYQVWINIQSPFVGISALFSTVYDAVSTLPATIYLPLLLIVIFLLSYLLKETKKSWPQSLKELLAGLLAFSIVWIILGNGITWYAMLLWVLFPVLLFYEMQSTARERKEKVTLSSSPAQQWIASLIGIAAVVQIVINLGIVLSSSQPAQPAAYIYNWPMVAYLSDGSLTREKTYRLFDNISQDICNVINGDKNSKVYRVNTYLNYHIDRNDQRVYEDNQLQYFAELSHITNSETAFLDILKTNGINYLLYDINTPSLDQTPEQSLRKKCSNLLRLLLQSGRAEIVMTDNYVAAPDADFIQLPNGQRAQARQGLMGQTVYQGRIVLFKIN, encoded by the coding sequence TTGAAACAAAAAAAAATCTGGGTCATTCCTATTCGAGGAGTAGTACTTATTGTAGTTTTTTTGCTTGCAGGTTTGTTGGTGCTTTTTCAATTCCGGGCAGCCATTACATTAGATCGCCCAACAGCAGTTAGTGCTGGTGTTTTCTTTGTATTAAACAGCAGTTGGTATTTACTTTTATTCCTAATAATTGGAGCAGGCCTTGCTTCTATAGGGCATTTTATCACGAAAAGAATTGGCCTCCACCAAGGGAGTCGCCTTTTTGATATAGCGGTTGGTTGTGCTATGGGAATTATCCTTAGTACCTTTTTGGGGCTCTTTGGGGTATTATATGGTGCAGTTTTAGGTGTAGTTATGTTAATATTTGCTTTTTTTGAACGCCAATACTTACTAACTGCTTCCCAGGAATGGCTACTCAAAAAACAGCAATGGAGAATTACTAAATGGTGGGAGTTGTCAATTGCATTAGTGGGGATGCTTTTGTTGGGGATTTATTGGATTGGTGGGATAAAAGCATTTGCAACAGGTTTTGATGGTTCAGCACTTTATGCTAATCTAGCCCAATTGATTCCTCAATATCATGGTTTGCCAGGAGCCTACCAAGCTTTTGGGTGGTCGGTTGTCATGAGTTGGGGCGAGTTGTTGTTTGGCAGTACCACTTTCAGCTTACTTCTTTCACAGGCCGTTTACTTCCCCGCTTTAGTATTAGCATATCAACTTGTTCGAAAATGGCTAAAGGAACCCTATGCCCTTCTTCTTATAGTATTAGTGCTTAGCTTGCCGATGGTTAATTTTCAAGCCATGGTAGATGAAAAAGTTGATTTTGGTCTTTTGTTCATCAGCTTAGCTATTCTCTACCAGTTGTTTCATTGGCCAGTTCCAACCCAAAAATACACGTTAGCTTATTGCTTGCTACTAGGAGGACTAATGGGTGTTGGTTTTAGTATCAAGTACACTGCCATTTTCCTATTTGTGGCAGTCGCTGGTATACTTTGCTTTAGAGCGGGAAGAGCACTACTTCTCTGGTCATCTATAATGATTCTTTTAGGTATCTTTTTCTTAGCAGGCTTTTACGAATGGGGTAATCTACCTCTTTCGCTTGTAGAAGCCCGAATATTGGGTGCAGCCACTACAGGTGCCGGATTGCTTATTGCGGTCATAAGTATTCGGCGCACACAGATGGAATTTATTCCCTTTTTACGCTCACTGACAGTAATTGGATGCGCATTTTTTTTAGCATTTCTTCCATGGGGAATTAAGCATTTGGGAGAACATCAATACCAGCTTTCACTAAATAATTTCCTGCAAGGAAAACCAGATCGCATTGAAATAAGCGTTCCCCCTGAGTTGCTTTCTAATCATTTCAATAGGTCCCCTTTAGAAACAGGAACCCTGCGTAATCTAGTGCTCCTGACCAGCGATCAAAACACACCTGTACAACATGAGCAAATCGATATAACAGACAAAGAAGAAAAGGCACTGGAAGGAAACGCTCGGCGCGAAGAATTGCAGCGTTATCTAGGTTATGAAGAAGGAATTTGGCGCTATTTAAGTATCCCTTTTGACCTCACGCTCAACCTAAACGTCAGCGGGTTAAGACACCAGGAGATAGGTTTCATTTTTCTGGCTTTATTTCCGCTACTGTTGTTATTCTTTGGAACAGGTAGTTGGTGGAAGAATAGTCTTTTAGTAGTAATGATGGGTTTCTGGATAGGAAGTTGTTTTTGGTCCCTTGCTGAAGGTAGTACAGCCATCGCTCAGCAAGAAGGAATGGCCGCTTATCAATCTGGTTTCTGGAAAGTTTATCCTGAAAATATAGACGGCACTTTTTATCAAGTCTGGATAAACATACAAAGCCCATTTGTGGGAATAAGCGCCTTGTTTTCAACGGTTTATGATGCTGTTTCAACGTTACCAGCAACCATCTACCTACCTTTGTTATTAATTGTGATTTTCTTACTGAGCTACCTATTGAAAGAGACAAAAAAATCCTGGCCCCAGAGTCTCAAAGAGCTACTTGCCGGTTTGCTTGCATTTTCCATTGTCTGGATAATTTTAGGCAATGGCATTACTTGGTACGCCATGTTGCTGTGGGTTCTTTTTCCCGTGCTGTTATTTTATGAAATGCAATCTACAGCTAGAGAGCGTAAAGAAAAAGTTACCCTTTCCAGCTCACCGGCACAACAATGGATAGCCAGCCTTATCGGTATAGCAGCAGTTGTTCAAATAGTAATTAACTTGGGCATTGTACTTAGTAGCTCACAACCCGCTCAACCCGCCGCTTATATCTATAATTGGCCCATGGTAGCATATTTATCCGATGGTAGCTTAACCCGTGAAAAGACTTATCGCCTTTTCGATAATATATCGCAAGATATTTGCAATGTCATCAATGGCGATAAAAACAGTAAGGTTTATAGGGTCAATACTTATTTAAATTATCATATTGACCGCAACGATCAACGTGTATATGAGGACAATCAACTGCAGTATTTTGCTGAACTAAGCCATATCACCAACAGCGAAACAGCGTTTTTAGACATCCTGAAAACTAATGGGATAAATTACTTACTTTACGATATCAATACACCTTCTTTGGATCAGACGCCAGAACAATCCCTACGTAAAAAATGCAGTAATCTGCTGCGTCTCCTTCTACAAAGTGGGAGGGCCGAGATTGTAATGACAGACAACTATGTGGCGGCTCCTGATGCAGATTTTATCCAACTCCCTAATGGACAGCGAGCTCAAGCTCGCCAAGGCTTGATGGGACAGACCGTTTATCAGGGGAGGATTGTTTTGTTTAAGATCAACTAA
- a CDS encoding glycosyltransferase family 2 protein, whose protein sequence is MTARTFPIHLMLPAYNEGKVIAEVIREIKMIIECPIIVIDDGSTDDTALCARQAGARVISHPINRGAGAACMTGISLARQEGYTCLVFMDADGQHDPKDVDTLVNAQQEQNLDLVIGSRFMQKNEGIPLLRRFFNLLANLLTNSFSTHRYSDTQSGFRLLNQNAIDRLELVQDDFSYCSEMIIQAERAKIRVGECPISVRYTDYSIRKGQDFQVGLFTAFHFLWKLIFK, encoded by the coding sequence ATGACTGCGAGAACTTTCCCGATTCACCTAATGCTACCCGCTTATAACGAGGGTAAAGTCATTGCAGAAGTGATTCGAGAAATAAAAATGATCATTGAATGCCCCATTATCGTTATTGATGATGGGAGTACCGATGATACAGCTCTGTGCGCGCGACAGGCGGGCGCACGGGTTATCAGTCATCCAATCAATAGGGGAGCAGGGGCCGCCTGTATGACAGGTATTAGCCTGGCACGCCAAGAAGGCTATACTTGTCTTGTCTTCATGGATGCCGATGGACAGCATGATCCCAAGGATGTAGATACCTTGGTAAATGCTCAACAAGAACAAAACCTAGATCTGGTTATTGGAAGTAGATTTATGCAAAAGAATGAAGGTATCCCTTTATTGAGACGATTCTTCAATTTACTGGCAAATCTGCTAACGAATAGCTTCTCAACTCATCGCTATTCTGATACTCAATCAGGCTTTCGCTTGTTAAACCAAAATGCAATTGATCGACTAGAGTTGGTTCAGGATGATTTTAGCTACTGCAGTGAAATGATCATCCAAGCGGAAAGAGCAAAGATAAGGGTAGGGGAGTGCCCGATCAGTGTGAGGTACACCGATTATTCGATTCGTAAAGGCCAGGATTTCCAGGTAGGGTTATTTACAGCCTTTCATTTTTTGTGGAAATTAATCTTTAAGTAA
- a CDS encoding DUF2304 family protein codes for MVEIRLFQWLVPLVISLFILNQFLRYRRGRINLGEAVFAVLLWLSVALLAVFPDEISSFIARLFGIKSNTNAVLFLGLGCLFYFQYRLYQLQVKQRRDLTQLSRKIALLKFKEEGK; via the coding sequence ATGGTAGAGATAAGACTATTTCAATGGTTGGTGCCATTAGTCATTTCCTTATTTATTCTCAATCAGTTTCTTCGGTATCGGCGAGGAAGAATTAATCTAGGTGAAGCTGTTTTTGCCGTTTTACTTTGGTTGAGTGTAGCACTACTAGCTGTTTTTCCAGACGAAATCTCCTCTTTTATTGCTCGTTTGTTTGGCATCAAGAGCAATACCAATGCGGTATTGTTTCTGGGTTTAGGCTGCCTGTTTTATTTTCAGTATCGTCTATACCAGTTACAGGTAAAACAACGGAGGGATTTAACACAACTTAGTAGAAAGATAGCCTTGCTCAAGTTCAAAGAAGAAGGCAAATGA
- a CDS encoding glycosyltransferase family 4 protein encodes MKILFVLEHYYPYLGGAEKLFQQVAEAFAEDGHQVTIVTTLFKRELPKQEMINGVKIHRLACQSRFLFTFLSMPLVWKHASSTDLLITTTYNAALPSWIIGKLRRKKTILVFHEYWGKLWFSLPYLNLFQQTMFFAYEWLIIHLPFYQYIAVSKSTQQRLIGVGVPRKRISQIYNGIDYNSFRSYPWAPQGDFTLLYYGRLGISKGLNLLLPAWKAFKELGYTGQLQLVIPKYPQLLYREVCDMIRKLNFSGGDVQLFHELEEHILFTQVSKAHAVIIPSYSEGFCFVAVETMAIGTPIISSGKGSLKEVVNGTFIEIRELTTEGILEALEKSIKGDWLHTPNQLFPLEEARKKYIQLISQI; translated from the coding sequence ATGAAAATTTTGTTCGTTTTGGAACATTATTACCCCTACTTAGGTGGAGCAGAGAAGCTTTTCCAGCAAGTAGCAGAGGCTTTTGCAGAAGATGGACACCAAGTTACCATAGTCACAACTTTATTTAAGCGAGAGCTTCCAAAACAAGAGATGATCAATGGTGTGAAAATTCATCGACTCGCATGTCAGTCTCGCTTTCTGTTTACTTTTTTGAGTATGCCATTGGTATGGAAACATGCCTCTTCAACAGACCTACTAATAACTACGACCTACAATGCCGCCTTACCCAGTTGGATTATTGGAAAGTTGAGAAGAAAGAAAACGATACTCGTCTTTCATGAGTACTGGGGTAAATTATGGTTTTCGCTACCTTATCTAAACCTGTTCCAGCAGACTATGTTTTTTGCTTATGAATGGTTGATTATCCATTTGCCTTTCTATCAGTACATTGCTGTTTCAAAATCTACCCAACAGCGATTGATAGGGGTAGGCGTTCCCCGCAAGCGAATAAGCCAAATTTACAATGGTATAGATTACAACAGTTTTCGTTCTTATCCGTGGGCCCCACAGGGCGATTTCACTTTGTTGTACTATGGTCGATTGGGTATTTCAAAAGGATTGAATTTACTTTTACCTGCTTGGAAAGCGTTTAAAGAACTTGGCTATACAGGGCAGTTGCAACTGGTCATACCTAAATATCCACAGTTGCTTTACCGAGAGGTTTGTGATATGATAAGAAAACTGAATTTTTCAGGGGGAGACGTCCAGCTTTTTCACGAATTAGAAGAGCATATCTTATTTACTCAAGTAAGCAAAGCTCACGCGGTAATCATTCCCTCTTACAGTGAAGGTTTTTGCTTTGTAGCTGTAGAAACAATGGCCATTGGCACCCCGATTATTTCTTCAGGAAAAGGATCACTGAAAGAGGTAGTCAATGGCACATTCATAGAGATTAGAGAACTTACCACAGAAGGAATCCTTGAGGCACTAGAAAAAAGTATTAAAGGAGATTGGCTGCATACTCCAAATCAGCTATTCCCTTTAGAAGAAGCCAGGAAAAAATACATTCAACTTATCTCCCAAATATAA
- a CDS encoding ABC transporter permease translates to MSRAKTNTIGHFTSYWYLAKQLIRVSLTVEFKKSFIGLFWLFLSPILAVIIWIFLHSAGVVTPGETVIPYPAYVLLSTSIWGFFIELYRQVSLLLSTNNQVLVSVSFPIEALIIERIAVHLIRFVIPLIINIIVLVLFGIKLHWISFLFPLALLPLLCLGLSLGLITAIFRIVMVDIARLMDQGLGLLMYFTPVIYSPDIPISWLQDLVLLNPLTYLVGVPRDLLTQGTYSNLPAFAAGSVFSFLLLLLTFTLFKKTQKKVLERFINN, encoded by the coding sequence ATGTCAAGAGCAAAGACCAATACTATTGGTCATTTTACTTCTTATTGGTATTTAGCAAAACAACTTATTCGTGTCTCACTCACCGTTGAGTTTAAAAAATCATTTATAGGGTTATTCTGGTTGTTTCTAAGTCCCATTTTAGCAGTAATTATATGGATTTTTCTTCATAGTGCTGGAGTAGTTACACCAGGAGAAACGGTAATTCCTTATCCTGCTTATGTACTCCTAAGTACTTCTATTTGGGGATTTTTCATTGAACTGTACCGCCAGGTTTCGCTCCTATTATCGACCAATAACCAAGTACTCGTAAGCGTTTCTTTTCCTATTGAGGCCTTGATTATTGAACGCATAGCCGTGCACCTTATTCGCTTCGTTATTCCCTTAATTATCAACATAATTGTACTAGTACTTTTTGGGATAAAATTACATTGGATCAGCTTTTTGTTTCCATTAGCCTTACTGCCTTTACTTTGCCTCGGGTTATCACTTGGTTTAATAACCGCCATATTCAGGATAGTAATGGTTGATATTGCGCGTTTGATGGATCAAGGACTAGGCTTGTTGATGTACTTTACCCCTGTTATTTACAGCCCTGATATTCCTATTTCGTGGTTGCAAGATTTGGTGTTACTCAACCCACTTACCTATTTGGTGGGAGTGCCTCGGGATTTACTAACTCAAGGAACCTACAGTAACCTACCAGCTTTTGCAGCCGGTAGTGTCTTTAGCTTTTTACTTCTCCTTTTGACTTTTACCCTTTTTAAGAAAACACAAAAAAAAGTCCTTGAGCGTTTTATTAACAATTAA
- a CDS encoding ABC transporter ATP-binding protein yields the protein MEKNQYKKHGDILLSVRHLNKKFCKDISHNMRYGIRDIWQAILPIKSDYATLREKEFWVLKDINFDLYEGEILGIVGANGSGKTSLMRIIGNIYTNDSGEVWTKEGVKTTAVFALRSGMQPLYTGRENIYLKGALFGMSKEKIDQRIQFIESFSELAEAIDQPLGNYSSGMAARLAYAIAIATDPNIFILDEALAVGDSVFKAKCFDHLKDWVQQPAKSVLFVSNNIRKILKVATRVLVIDKGRIVYDDSDVTAALNYYVMNCLKDLTPEEREIRFQKIQMYDY from the coding sequence ATGGAAAAGAATCAATACAAAAAGCACGGGGACATACTATTATCTGTAAGACATTTGAATAAGAAATTCTGTAAAGATATTTCTCATAACATGCGCTATGGGATTAGAGATATATGGCAAGCCATTTTACCTATCAAATCAGATTACGCTACTTTAAGGGAAAAAGAGTTTTGGGTGTTGAAAGATATTAATTTCGACCTTTACGAAGGTGAAATATTAGGCATCGTAGGTGCAAATGGCTCAGGAAAGACAAGCTTAATGCGAATCATTGGGAATATCTACACCAACGATTCAGGAGAAGTTTGGACCAAAGAGGGCGTGAAAACAACGGCCGTATTTGCACTTCGTTCGGGTATGCAACCTTTGTACACAGGTAGAGAAAATATTTACCTAAAAGGGGCTCTTTTTGGCATGAGTAAAGAAAAGATAGATCAGCGTATTCAATTTATCGAATCTTTTTCGGAGTTAGCAGAGGCAATTGATCAGCCTCTGGGTAATTATTCTTCAGGAATGGCAGCTCGCCTCGCTTATGCTATTGCGATTGCAACCGACCCTAATATTTTTATTTTAGATGAGGCTTTGGCCGTAGGAGATTCGGTTTTCAAGGCAAAATGTTTTGATCACCTTAAAGATTGGGTGCAGCAGCCCGCCAAAAGTGTCCTTTTTGTCTCTAACAATATCCGCAAAATTCTGAAGGTTGCTACCAGAGTATTGGTGATCGATAAAGGTCGAATCGTTTACGATGATAGTGATGTTACGGCGGCCCTTAACTATTACGTAATGAATTGTTTAAAAGACCTTACGCCAGAAGAAAGAGAAATACGCTTCCAAAAAATACAAATGTATGACTACTAA
- a CDS encoding sulfotransferase family 2 domain-containing protein, whose amino-acid sequence MTTNWLAEDRLEKFPAYKQFPSGIDVFFIHITKTAGTSIRHCLDFPRPRKSEGLFKKHYNHQEIQQLVDPVLWHNSFKFSFVRNPWDRLFSYYHYRKRNFFSKRPTLDPSNPNLFPNFADWLETYVVKRDISQTNLRPQYNWIYDNNGNLVVDFLGRFENLHPDFEKLKKILEVPHLQLEHENKTERPCDFRMAYNNRTKDIITTLYKKDIELFNYTF is encoded by the coding sequence ATGACTACTAACTGGTTAGCCGAAGACAGATTGGAAAAATTTCCTGCTTACAAACAGTTTCCTTCAGGAATAGACGTTTTTTTTATTCATATTACAAAAACAGCTGGTACCAGTATTCGTCATTGCTTGGATTTTCCTCGCCCAAGGAAATCGGAAGGCCTTTTTAAAAAACATTATAATCATCAAGAAATTCAGCAATTGGTTGATCCGGTACTTTGGCACAATTCTTTCAAGTTTAGTTTTGTGCGCAACCCTTGGGACAGGTTATTTTCCTACTATCATTACCGCAAAAGAAACTTCTTTAGCAAACGCCCAACGCTTGATCCATCTAATCCCAATCTATTTCCCAACTTTGCAGATTGGCTGGAAACTTATGTTGTAAAAAGGGATATTAGTCAAACAAATCTGCGCCCTCAGTACAATTGGATTTATGACAATAATGGCAATCTGGTGGTTGACTTTTTAGGAAGGTTTGAAAACCTACATCCTGATTTTGAGAAGCTTAAAAAAATACTTGAAGTACCTCACCTTCAATTAGAACACGAAAACAAAACGGAACGCCCTTGTGACTTTCGGATGGCTTATAACAATAGAACAAAAGACATTATCACCACCCTATATAAAAAAGATATCGAACTGTTCAATTACACATTTTAG